The window TTATTTAGCAGGACGTGACCAAATAAGGGCTAAAGATGTAAATGATATGTTTAGTCATGATGACGTAAAAGGTATTATCAATCTACGGGGCGGCTACGGTACGCCCCGTATTCTTTCGATGCTGGATTATCCATTCATTAAGCATCATCCAAAAGTATTTATCGGTTATAGTGATATCACAGCCATACATATTGCACTGCACCAGTTATGTGGGTTGGTAACCTTCCATGGACCAATGGTTGGGGTAGAGATACTAAGGGGTATGGATGCTTTTACAAAGAAAAGTTTCTTCAACCAGATTAGTGGACATCACGTCGACCGTATTCATAATCCGAAAAATGATCCCATTAAAACCTTATATGGTGGTACGGCAGAAGGTCCAATCATTGGGGGAAACCTTACCTTAATCACATCAACCCTAGGAACTCCCTATGAAATTGATACCAAGGGAAAGATATTGTTTATGGAAGAAGTTGGTGAAAGACCTTACAAAGTGGACCGTTTATTGACACAATTAAAACATGCAGGGAAGTTAAAAGATGCTCAAGGTATACTACTTGGGAATTTTAAGAACTGTGAGCCTCAGGAGAAAGAAATGAGTCATAGCTTGCAAGAGGTTTTTGAAGAGCTTATAAAACCATTACATAAACCTACACTGTATCACTTAAAGGCAGGTCATTGCCGTCCTAATATAACCTTACCCTTTGGTGTTCGTGTCCATATGGATGCTTACTCAGGCATTATAAAAATGATGGAGAGGGGGACCATT is drawn from Vallitalea pronyensis and contains these coding sequences:
- a CDS encoding S66 peptidase family protein, with the translated sequence MMIKPKAIQPGDTIGVIAPASPLDKRQVEQSKSALETLGFHVVMGKSCYQHHGYLAGRDQIRAKDVNDMFSHDDVKGIINLRGGYGTPRILSMLDYPFIKHHPKVFIGYSDITAIHIALHQLCGLVTFHGPMVGVEILRGMDAFTKKSFFNQISGHHVDRIHNPKNDPIKTLYGGTAEGPIIGGNLTLITSTLGTPYEIDTKGKILFMEEVGERPYKVDRLLTQLKHAGKLKDAQGILLGNFKNCEPQEKEMSHSLQEVFEELIKPLHKPTLYHLKAGHCRPNITLPFGVRVHMDAYSGIIKMMERGTIQGYENNGYQD